In one Saccharibacillus brassicae genomic region, the following are encoded:
- a CDS encoding AGE family epimerase/isomerase, whose amino-acid sequence MLETRTDREWIGQLDAELKHNILAFWLKHAPSPTDEGFVGEIGADLGVHAEADRSLVLNARILWTFAAAYRHYADIAYLDMAERAYRYLRSNFADAEHGGYYWMLSAQGAVSEDKKQVYGQAFVIYALSEYALALDALREHELAKDAAAGQQNGLRAELEEECRRIFALLERHSLDPQHGGYIEAHARDWSETDDLSLSGKDLNEKKSMNTHLHVLEGYTNLYRIWPSETLRRSLAELLEVTLTHIVDAQTGHFLLFFDEAWDSKSRHVSYGHDIEGSWLLFEAAEVLGGEERIERVRGVALHMAQAVLARGVDTDGGLWNEAEDGTLVDDGKDWWPQAEAMVGFYNAYQLSGDEAYREAAGRSWDFIREHLVDRERGEWYWSVSNDRVPNTKEPKLGAWKCPYHNSRACLEMLVRLERRSQQH is encoded by the coding sequence ATGTTGGAAACGCGTACGGATCGGGAATGGATCGGGCAGTTGGACGCGGAGTTGAAACATAATATTTTAGCGTTTTGGTTGAAGCACGCGCCTTCGCCGACGGACGAAGGATTCGTGGGCGAGATCGGAGCGGATCTCGGCGTGCATGCCGAAGCGGATCGGAGCCTCGTGCTCAACGCGCGCATCCTGTGGACGTTCGCGGCCGCGTATCGGCACTATGCCGACATTGCCTATCTGGACATGGCGGAGCGGGCGTACCGGTATTTGCGGTCGAACTTTGCCGATGCCGAGCACGGCGGTTATTATTGGATGCTGTCCGCGCAGGGCGCGGTGTCCGAAGACAAAAAGCAGGTGTACGGACAAGCGTTCGTCATCTACGCGCTGAGCGAATACGCGCTGGCGCTGGACGCGCTGCGCGAGCATGAGCTGGCCAAAGACGCCGCGGCCGGGCAGCAGAATGGTCTGCGCGCCGAGCTGGAAGAAGAATGCCGGCGGATCTTCGCGCTGCTGGAGCGGCACAGCCTCGATCCGCAGCACGGCGGGTATATCGAAGCGCATGCGCGCGACTGGTCGGAGACGGACGACCTGAGCCTGAGCGGCAAAGACCTGAACGAGAAGAAGTCGATGAATACGCATCTGCACGTGCTGGAAGGCTATACGAACCTGTACCGGATCTGGCCTTCGGAGACGCTGCGCCGCTCGCTTGCGGAGCTGCTGGAAGTCACGCTGACGCATATCGTCGATGCGCAGACCGGCCATTTCCTGCTGTTCTTCGACGAAGCGTGGGACAGCAAATCGCGCCATGTCTCGTACGGCCACGACATCGAAGGCAGCTGGCTGCTGTTCGAAGCGGCCGAAGTGCTCGGCGGCGAAGAGCGGATCGAACGCGTGCGCGGCGTCGCGCTGCATATGGCGCAGGCCGTACTGGCGCGCGGCGTCGATACGGACGGCGGGCTCTGGAACGAAGCCGAAGACGGCACGCTGGTCGACGACGGCAAAGACTGGTGGCCGCAGGCCGAAGCGATGGTCGGCTTCTATAATGCGTACCAGCTGTCGGGCGACGAAGCTTACCGCGAAGCGGCCGGACGTTCGTGGGACTTTATCCGCGAACATCTCGTGGACCGCGAGCGCGGCGAATGGTATTGGAGCGTGTCGAACGACCGCGTGCCGAACACCAAGGAACCGAAGCTCGGCGCCTGGAAATGTCCGTACCATAACAGCCGGGCCTGTCTTGAAATGCTGGTTCGGCTGGAACGCCGGTCGCAGCAGCACTAA
- a CDS encoding LacI family DNA-binding transcriptional regulator, with protein sequence MAKKVTMQQIADQLGVSKFVVSKALSGKGGVSEATRERVIQAASQLGYFTQPRGYGQSRKAPEPQPAASGRQSVLVLMPNVRFQTPESLYWGRILNGVTETLERSGLGVVILSDQRLDAVTSILNPDGFLGLIGIGQISTPLLLEVHRIGLPTVLVDHEDPLIPADTVFAGNVDASMRLTSHLIGCGHRNLHFIGSTGFSSSFRDRWNGFRNALEEQGLPVQDAGDPMNALRGIDGADYEPELRQWLAKRRKQRTLPTALVCANDDVALVALRNLEPLGIRVPEDLSLVGFDHIHEAGSPSSPALTTVHVPKEAMGRRAALRLIERARDPKAPLEKILIASELVLRGSVKELRSEPEPVGGESAPIG encoded by the coding sequence ATGGCCAAAAAAGTAACGATGCAGCAAATTGCCGACCAGCTCGGCGTCTCCAAATTCGTCGTCTCCAAAGCGCTTTCGGGCAAAGGAGGCGTCAGCGAAGCTACCCGGGAACGGGTGATCCAGGCCGCTTCGCAGCTCGGTTACTTCACGCAGCCGCGCGGCTACGGACAATCGCGCAAAGCGCCCGAGCCGCAGCCGGCCGCGTCCGGCCGCCAATCCGTCCTCGTGCTGATGCCGAACGTCCGCTTCCAGACGCCGGAATCGCTGTACTGGGGACGCATCCTGAACGGCGTCACCGAGACGCTCGAACGCAGCGGGCTGGGCGTCGTCATCTTGTCCGACCAGCGGCTGGACGCCGTGACGAGCATCCTGAACCCCGACGGCTTTCTCGGCTTGATCGGTATCGGGCAGATCTCGACGCCGCTGCTGCTGGAAGTGCACCGCATCGGGCTGCCGACCGTGCTCGTCGATCACGAAGATCCGCTTATTCCGGCGGATACGGTGTTTGCGGGCAACGTCGATGCCAGCATGCGGCTGACGAGCCATCTGATCGGCTGCGGCCACCGCAATTTGCATTTTATCGGCAGCACCGGCTTCTCCAGCAGTTTCCGCGACCGGTGGAACGGCTTCCGCAATGCGCTGGAAGAACAGGGGCTGCCCGTGCAGGACGCGGGCGATCCGATGAACGCGCTGCGCGGCATCGACGGCGCGGACTACGAACCGGAGCTGCGCCAATGGCTGGCCAAGCGGCGCAAGCAGCGCACGCTGCCGACGGCGCTCGTCTGCGCCAACGACGACGTGGCGCTGGTCGCCCTGCGCAATCTGGAACCACTCGGCATTCGCGTGCCGGAAGATCTCTCGCTCGTCGGCTTCGACCATATCCACGAAGCCGGTTCGCCGTCTTCGCCGGCGCTGACGACCGTGCACGTGCCCAAGGAAGCGATGGGCCGCCGGGCCGCCCTGCGCCTGATCGAGCGGGCCCGCGATCCCAAAGCGCCGCTGGAGAAAATCCTGATCGCGTCGGAACTCGTGCTGCGCGGTTCGGTCAAGGAGCTGCGCAGCGAGCCGGAACCGGTAGGCGGGGAATCGGCGCCGATCGGCTGA
- the corA gene encoding magnesium/cobalt transporter CorA encodes MIRTLAVTHDHQVHLDIPLTELDPAQFKWFWADFQKPTTRETELLGSYFHFHPLEIEDCLNDVQRPKMDPHEKYVFLITHALGRGGKETGEVDMFLGSTFFVTFHFDRMREIDEAWERIRARAVDPSKKTNPVAAAYLVLDALVDEYFPCVFGVEDELADLEEKGRRESVDQLLAQVFDLRSRLLKLHHTIVPMRDLLYRIINSQHVDDSKEYRVYFTDIYDHLLKLSEMIDSNREMTADLRDSYISLNSNRMNGIMKTLTVITTVFMPLTLIAGIYGMNFEHMPELRWTYGYFFVLGGMATLALTMVGWFWRRGWFK; translated from the coding sequence TTGATCCGGACGCTTGCGGTAACGCACGACCACCAGGTTCATCTCGACATTCCGCTGACCGAGCTCGACCCGGCGCAGTTCAAATGGTTTTGGGCCGATTTTCAAAAACCGACCACGCGGGAGACCGAGCTGCTCGGCAGCTATTTCCATTTTCACCCGCTGGAGATCGAAGACTGCCTGAACGACGTGCAGCGTCCCAAGATGGACCCGCACGAGAAATACGTGTTTCTGATCACCCACGCGCTTGGCCGGGGCGGCAAGGAAACGGGCGAAGTCGACATGTTTCTCGGCTCGACTTTTTTCGTCACGTTTCATTTTGACCGGATGCGGGAGATCGACGAAGCGTGGGAACGTATCCGTGCCCGGGCCGTCGATCCGTCCAAAAAAACGAATCCCGTCGCCGCCGCCTATCTGGTGCTCGACGCGCTGGTGGACGAATATTTCCCGTGCGTGTTCGGCGTCGAAGACGAATTGGCCGACCTGGAAGAGAAGGGACGCCGCGAATCGGTCGACCAACTGCTCGCCCAGGTGTTCGACCTGCGTTCCCGGCTGCTCAAGCTGCATCATACGATCGTGCCGATGCGCGACCTGCTGTACCGGATCATCAACTCGCAGCACGTCGACGATTCGAAGGAGTACCGGGTGTATTTTACCGACATTTACGACCACCTGTTGAAGCTGTCCGAGATGATCGACTCCAACCGCGAGATGACGGCCGACCTGCGCGACAGCTATATCTCGCTCAATTCCAACCGCATGAACGGGATCATGAAGACGCTGACCGTTATCACGACCGTGTTCATGCCGCTGACGCTGATCGCCGGCATCTACGGGATGAATTTCGAGCATATGCCGGAACTGCGCTGGACCTACGGCTATTTCTTCGTGCTCGGAGGCATGGCGACGCTTGCGCTTACGATGGTCGGATGGTTCTGGCGCCGGGGATGGTTCAAGTAA
- a CDS encoding YerC/YecD family TrpR-related protein: MQLKKLNDKTVDQLFEAILTLKDLEECYVFFDDLCTVNEIQSLSQRLEVARMLGKGSTYNQIEAETGASTATISRVKRCLNYGNDGYKLTLERLGR; this comes from the coding sequence GTGCAGCTGAAAAAACTAAACGATAAAACGGTCGATCAATTGTTCGAGGCCATTCTGACGCTCAAGGACCTGGAAGAATGCTACGTCTTTTTCGACGATTTGTGCACGGTCAACGAGATCCAATCGCTGTCGCAGCGCCTCGAAGTGGCACGCATGCTCGGCAAAGGCAGCACGTACAACCAGATCGAAGCGGAGACGGGCGCAAGCACCGCGACGATCTCGCGCGTGAAGCGCTGCCTCAACTACGGCAACGACGGATACAAGCTGACGCTCGAACGCCTGGGACGTTAA
- a CDS encoding sirohydrochlorin chelatase: MNKTGALIISHGSPQPEWVEAVNAAAGEVRIKEHMPVAVSFLGNVEGASIQHGIDALESEGVTDILAVMLFVSEGSTHIDEIEYALGMKDAPDRETDLEPFAIRARMHVGRPMGDDPDVARMVWDKVSPASVNPEREVILLVGHGSIHDGFRQRWEAGASALTKRVGATSGLLCDYALLNPDNVRAKAEEWIGKGRRVLIAPLFLSTGYFLQTVIPRKLEGLDYGYTGEALLPHPLLPVWIERQVEELLARVDAEA; this comes from the coding sequence ATGAACAAAACGGGCGCGCTGATCATCAGTCACGGTTCGCCTCAGCCCGAATGGGTGGAGGCGGTCAATGCAGCGGCCGGCGAAGTGAGAATCAAGGAACATATGCCGGTCGCGGTGTCGTTTCTGGGCAATGTGGAAGGCGCATCGATCCAGCACGGTATCGACGCGCTGGAGTCGGAAGGCGTTACGGACATTTTGGCCGTCATGCTGTTCGTGTCGGAAGGCAGCACGCATATCGACGAGATCGAATACGCGCTCGGCATGAAGGACGCGCCGGACCGCGAGACGGATCTTGAACCGTTCGCGATCCGGGCGCGTATGCACGTCGGACGCCCGATGGGCGACGACCCGGACGTGGCGCGCATGGTGTGGGACAAAGTCTCGCCGGCTTCGGTCAATCCGGAGCGCGAAGTGATTCTGCTGGTCGGACACGGCAGTATCCACGACGGATTCCGGCAGCGCTGGGAAGCCGGCGCTTCGGCGCTGACGAAGCGGGTCGGCGCAACGAGCGGGCTGCTGTGCGATTACGCGCTGCTCAATCCCGACAACGTGCGCGCCAAAGCGGAGGAATGGATCGGAAAAGGCCGGCGCGTGCTGATCGCTCCGCTGTTCCTCAGCACGGGGTATTTCCTGCAGACGGTCATTCCGCGCAAGCTCGAAGGACTGGATTACGGCTACACGGGCGAGGCTCTGCTGCCGCATCCGCTGCTGCCGGTCTGGATCGAGCGGCAGGTCGAAGAACTGCTTGCCCGCGTCGATGCCGAAGCGTAA
- a CDS encoding diacylglycerol kinase, whose amino-acid sequence MRRARLIYNPTSGREEMRRRLPDILQRLDEGGIETTVHATTGEGDATLAAIDAAQRGYDIVIAAGGDGTIYEVVNGLADQEHRPGLGVFPLGTTNDLSRALGISRQWEDYCDLVLRGESRPIDLGRANDRYFINIAGGGSLTELTYEVPSRLKTMIGQLAYYFKGIEKMVNLTPMQLKIEAEGQGEIEGEFMIFLIGNTNSVGGFEKLMPDARIDDGLLDVILLKKCNLAELIRVVSMAQRGDHFNDPNVIYFRTQRLEVTSPNNVLLNLDGELGGKLPGVFEVLPQHLRVFA is encoded by the coding sequence ATGAGAAGAGCGAGGCTGATCTACAATCCGACTTCCGGACGGGAAGAGATGCGGCGCCGGCTGCCGGATATTTTGCAGCGCCTCGATGAAGGCGGAATCGAGACGACGGTGCATGCAACGACGGGAGAAGGCGACGCGACGCTCGCGGCGATCGACGCGGCGCAGCGGGGCTATGACATTGTTATTGCCGCGGGCGGCGACGGCACGATCTACGAGGTCGTCAACGGCCTCGCCGATCAGGAGCACCGGCCGGGTCTCGGCGTGTTTCCGCTCGGTACGACAAACGATCTGTCGCGGGCGCTCGGCATTTCGAGGCAGTGGGAAGATTACTGCGATCTGGTGCTGCGCGGCGAATCGCGGCCGATCGACCTGGGACGGGCAAACGATCGCTATTTCATCAATATCGCGGGCGGCGGCTCGCTCACGGAACTGACGTACGAAGTGCCGAGCCGCCTCAAGACGATGATCGGCCAGCTCGCCTACTACTTCAAAGGCATCGAGAAGATGGTCAATCTGACGCCGATGCAGCTCAAGATCGAGGCGGAAGGCCAGGGCGAGATCGAAGGCGAATTCATGATCTTCCTGATAGGCAATACGAATTCGGTCGGCGGGTTCGAAAAACTGATGCCCGACGCGCGGATCGACGACGGCCTGCTCGACGTGATCCTGCTCAAAAAGTGCAATCTGGCCGAGCTGATCCGCGTCGTCTCGATGGCGCAGCGCGGCGATCATTTCAACGATCCGAACGTGATCTATTTCCGCACGCAGCGGCTTGAAGTGACGTCGCCGAACAACGTCCTGCTCAATCTGGACGGCGAACTCGGCGGCAAGCTGCCCGGCGTGTTCGAAGTGCTGCCGCAGCATCTGCGGGTGTTCGCGTAA
- the rlmD gene encoding 23S rRNA (uracil(1939)-C(5))-methyltransferase RlmD, which yields MNKNNSSRGSAGKSGGQGRGGKSKPPVGSSAGGSRRGGAGRTNAGRGRGGARPEEEIEGLPVAKNDEVNLDIIGMNHNGEGVGRADGYTLFVPGALPGEKISAKVINTKKQYGYAKMNLLLQASPSRVEAPCEIFDRCGGCQIQHMDYPAQLEWKRQQVADSLQRIGKLNVRAFGAPSAGEASHGAEAGEPLEGDTRVSADTAEAGAHAAGPGEAGRPGDAAYEVSPAAAESASSGSLAAGYAPEASSGQPLPALEAAAFGGGEGRENGPAPAGGEAAEAGAPGALAGAGGAQSADAAAQEAAAPVSGADAAGEEALGVLVPPTLGMSDPWRYRNKAQVPMGEEKGRLIGGFYARGTHRIVDMETCIIQHEANDEMVETVKAIGRELGITAYDEETGRGLLRHVVVKVAFSTGEKMVVLVTNSERLPKSEQWIAAIRERVPGVQSICHNANMRQTNVIFGETTTVLWGQEVIHDYIGDIKFAISARSFYQVNPAQTEVLYGKTLEYAGLTGEETVIDAYCGIGTISLFLAQKAKRVYGVEIVKEAIEDARKNAEINGITNAEFEVGASEDVIPRWREQGITPDVIVVDPPRKGCDIRLLETIIEMKPQRVVYVSCNPATLARDLRVLEDGGFKTTKVQPVDMFPQTVHVEAVALLVRQD from the coding sequence ATGAACAAAAACAACAGCAGCCGCGGCAGCGCGGGCAAAAGCGGCGGGCAGGGGCGCGGAGGCAAAAGCAAACCGCCGGTCGGATCGTCCGCAGGCGGCAGCCGCCGCGGCGGCGCAGGCCGGACGAACGCCGGCCGCGGACGCGGCGGAGCGCGCCCGGAAGAAGAAATCGAAGGACTGCCGGTCGCCAAGAACGACGAAGTCAATCTCGACATCATCGGCATGAACCATAACGGCGAAGGCGTCGGCCGCGCGGACGGCTACACGCTGTTCGTGCCGGGCGCACTGCCGGGCGAGAAAATCTCGGCCAAAGTGATCAACACCAAAAAGCAGTACGGCTATGCCAAAATGAACCTGCTGCTGCAGGCCAGCCCTTCGCGCGTCGAAGCGCCGTGCGAAATCTTCGACCGCTGCGGCGGCTGCCAGATCCAGCATATGGATTATCCGGCGCAGCTCGAATGGAAGCGGCAGCAGGTCGCGGACAGCCTGCAGCGGATCGGCAAGCTGAACGTGCGCGCGTTCGGCGCTCCGTCCGCGGGCGAAGCTTCGCATGGGGCGGAAGCGGGCGAGCCGCTTGAAGGCGACACGCGCGTGTCCGCCGATACGGCGGAAGCCGGCGCCCATGCGGCCGGACCCGGCGAAGCGGGCCGGCCGGGCGATGCGGCTTACGAAGTGTCGCCGGCCGCCGCGGAGAGCGCAAGCAGCGGCAGCCTCGCTGCCGGCTACGCGCCCGAAGCTTCTTCGGGCCAGCCTCTGCCGGCACTTGAGGCAGCGGCATTCGGCGGCGGCGAAGGCCGCGAGAACGGGCCGGCGCCGGCCGGCGGAGAAGCTGCGGAAGCCGGAGCGCCGGGCGCGCTTGCAGGCGCGGGCGGCGCGCAAAGCGCCGACGCGGCCGCGCAAGAGGCGGCGGCGCCGGTCTCCGGCGCTGACGCAGCCGGCGAAGAAGCGCTCGGCGTGCTTGTGCCGCCGACGCTCGGCATGAGCGACCCGTGGCGCTACCGCAACAAAGCGCAGGTGCCGATGGGCGAAGAAAAAGGCCGCCTGATCGGCGGCTTCTACGCGCGCGGCACCCACCGCATCGTCGATATGGAGACGTGCATCATCCAGCATGAAGCCAACGACGAGATGGTCGAGACCGTCAAAGCGATCGGCCGCGAGCTGGGCATTACCGCGTATGACGAAGAGACCGGCCGCGGCCTGCTGCGGCATGTCGTCGTCAAAGTCGCTTTTTCAACCGGCGAGAAAATGGTCGTACTCGTTACGAACAGCGAGCGGCTGCCCAAGTCCGAGCAGTGGATCGCCGCGATCCGCGAGCGCGTCCCCGGCGTGCAGAGCATCTGCCATAACGCCAACATGCGCCAGACGAACGTCATTTTCGGAGAGACGACGACCGTCCTGTGGGGCCAGGAAGTCATTCACGATTACATCGGCGACATCAAGTTCGCGATCTCTGCCCGCTCCTTCTATCAGGTGAATCCGGCCCAGACCGAAGTGCTGTACGGCAAAACGCTGGAGTACGCCGGCCTGACCGGCGAAGAGACCGTGATCGACGCCTACTGCGGCATCGGCACCATCTCCTTGTTCCTCGCGCAGAAAGCGAAGCGCGTCTACGGCGTCGAGATCGTCAAGGAAGCGATCGAAGACGCCCGCAAAAACGCCGAGATCAACGGCATCACCAACGCCGAATTCGAAGTCGGCGCGTCCGAAGACGTCATCCCCCGCTGGCGCGAGCAGGGCATCACGCCCGACGTCATCGTCGTCGATCCCCCGCGCAAAGGCTGCGACATCCGCCTGCTGGAGACCATCATCGAGATGAAGCCGCAGCGCGTCGTCTACGTCTCCTGCAACCCGGCTACGCTCGCACGCGACCTGCGCGTACTGGAAGACGGCGGCTTCAAGACGACGAAAGTACAGCCGGTAGACATGTTCCCGCAGACGGTGCATGTGGAGGCCGTTGCTTTGCTGGTACGGCAGGACTAA